The following are encoded in a window of Haliotis asinina isolate JCU_RB_2024 chromosome 14, JCU_Hal_asi_v2, whole genome shotgun sequence genomic DNA:
- the LOC137261952 gene encoding uncharacterized protein encodes MVSRILLDHEVQFNLAAAATAVASSSSTDNGMHQYLNGSTVTCKYSAEFRGLVYKVNPHDLSCVYKRMFEMCATNALRDLEVNEWLHKMGADFGVPERMCASPVETERRHVASRLSLMQSNSLGVLSLYPAEANKQTKHIHGWETCRRPHSSISLPEHRSVVADVSRKEKHRSQSALGKLEYGGKDERLRPVRATSVQCRKATSSEVISSKQETSQAPCTYTFNLGTTPQISYRFLHHHDLDCYIEQYREQYTYKRLAVLRPNMNEMRPYQMNLPVSPLLRCFDMFGCIQPPPGCGPRMSLSRLQAAGGTPPGRASPKKQIRKKVVKSSVRINSPESRPYRQTSNVLAAENGILKMEFQGQPLPQVLPPPTTHASNSGRKSSTNVYSDPCLSSVSVGNIKIPIVSRTRPTIPSNAHGTIYASSTETPTYVVSYHKNK; translated from the exons ATGGTCAGTCGAATACTTCTTGATCATGAAGTCCA GTTTAACcttgcagcagcagcaacagcagtggCATCCTCCTCGAGCACCGACAACGGTATGCATCAGTACCTCAATGGCTCAACAGTCACGTGCAAGTACTCCGCGGAGTTCCGTGGATTGGTCTATAAGGTCAACCCACATGACCTATCCTGCGTGTACAAACGCATGTTCGAGATGTGCGCCACGAACGCACTACGCGACCTTGAGGTAAATGAGTGGCTCCACAAAATGGGGGCTGATTTTGGAGTGCCAGAGCGGATGTGTGCGTCACCCGTTGAAACAGAGAGGCGTCATGTTGCGTCGAGATTATCTTTGATGCAGAGCAACTCCTTGGGCGTCCTGAGCCTGTATCCCGCGGAGGCCAACAAGCAAACGAAA CACATTCACGGATGGGAGACATGTCGGCGACCGCATTCCTCCATCTCGCTCCCCGAACACCGATCTGTGGTGGCAGACGTCTCCAGAAAAGAAAAACATCGAAGCCAGTCTGCGTTGGGAAAACTGGAATATGGCGGGAAAGATGAACGTCTCCGCCCTGTTCGTGCTACCAGCGTACAGTGTAGGAAAGCCACGTCATCTGAGGTGATTAGCAGTAAACAAGAAACCTCACAAGCCCCGTGCACGTACACCTTCAACCTTGGCACCACGCCGCAGATTAGCTACCGGTTCCTTCACCACCACGACCTCGACTGCTACATTGAACAATACAG GGAGCAGTATACGTACAAGCGCTTGGCTGTGTTAAGACCCAACATGAACGAGATGCGGCCATACCAGATGAACCTCCCTGTATCCCCGCTCCTGCGGTGTTTTGACATGTTTGGGTGTATCCAGCCACCCCCGGGTTGCGGGCCAAGGATGAGCCTCAGTCGCCTTCAGGCCGCCGGAGGCACCCCTCCAGGTCGGGCCTCGCCCAAGAAGCAGATTCGGAAGAAGGTGGTGAAGTCGTCGGTGAGAATAAAC TCTCCCGAAAGCCGTCCCTACAGACAGACGTCCAACGTGCTGGCAGCCGAAAATGGCATCCTCAAGATGGAGTTCCAGGGGCAACCCCTGCCTCAGGTTTTGCCTCCACCAACAACTCATGCATCTAATAGCGGCCGGAAGTCTTCCACTAACGTCTACAGCGACCCTTGTCTGTCATCTGTCTCTGTCGGCAACATCAAAATCCCCATTGTCAGCCGTACCAGGCCCACCATCCCTAGCAACGCCCACGGCACCATCTACGCATCTTCCACGGAGACCCCGACATACGTTGTCTCATACCACAAAAACAAATGA